The Carassius gibelio isolate Cgi1373 ecotype wild population from Czech Republic chromosome B9, carGib1.2-hapl.c, whole genome shotgun sequence genome includes a region encoding these proteins:
- the LOC127965580 gene encoding interleukin-1 receptor type 2-like isoform X5, with protein sequence MGFTLSSLDCRVESGSSGPSRVESGSSGPSRVESGSSGPSRVESGSSGPSRVESGSSGPSRVESGSSGPSRVESGSSGPSRVESGSSGPSRVESGSSGPSRVESGSSGPSRVESGSSGPSRVESGSSGPSRVESGSSGPSRVESGSSGPSRVESGSSGPSRVESGSSGPSRVESGSSGPSRVESGSETQYTELKTYTTSAGLAFKLECSETQNVSWSRVPDQRLEGISGINIQGGALWFLPADLSHSGSYSCLTRNGDETWTTIFNVSVENKTCPRFNRKDEITRTKEITCLLPHIFEIDPQAQVTWRNNCHPLNVTNSKVLPINRSKDMIGLYTCFVSFTFGGQHYSAAQTTEIYSQSKDYVVTKPEIIYPKEETQKVKLGESYTLNCKALIGKNDNRETVIYWDTGLKNLKLDYNRSIVKEGERDYMLSTLYIPEVTEEHLYTNFTCVVMHPRGSDSGNVLLIPVSRNESYYWIGVGLVVLLILLCAVAFLFRVDLVLAYRAFCSSSAINSGVHCCHC encoded by the exons agtcgagtcaggttccagtggaccctccagagtcgagtcaggttccagtggaccctccagagtcgagtcaggttccagtggaccctccagagtcgagtcaggttccagtggaccctccagagtcgagtcaggttccagtggaccctccagagtcgagtcaggttccagtggaccctccagagtcgagtcaggttccagtggaccctccagagtcgagtcaggttccagtggaccctccagagtcgagtcaggttccagtggaccctccagagtcgagtcaggttccagtggaccctccagagtcgagtcaggttccagtggaccctccagagtcgagtcaggttccagtggaccctccagagtcgagtcaggttccagtggaccctccagagtcgagtcaggttccagtggaccctccagagtcgagtcaggttccagtggaccctccagagtcgagtcaggttccagtggaccctccagagtcgagtcaggttccagtggaccctccagagtcgagtcag GGAGTGAGACGCAATACACAGAGCTCAAGACTTATACCACCAGTGCTGGTCTCGCATTTAAGCTTGAGTGCAGTGAAACACAGAATGTGAGCTGGAGCCGTGTTCCTGATCAGAGGCTGGAAGGCATCAGTGGAATAAACATTCAGGGAGGCGCGCTATGGTTTCTACCTGCTGACCTCTCTCACAGCGGATCCTACTCCTGTCTCACCAG AAATGGCGATGAAACCTggacaacaatatttaatgtctCCGTTGAAAATAAAACATGCCCCAGGTTTAACAGAAAAGATGAAATAACGAGAACAAAGGAAATCACTTGTTTGCTTCCTCACATCTTTGAGATAGACCCTCAAGCTCAAGTGACCTGGAGAAAT aaCTGCCACCCACTCAATGTGACAAACAGTAAGGTTTTACCGATAAACAGATCCAAAGACATGATTGGACTCTATACATGCTTTGTGAGCTTTACTTTTGGAGGGCAGCATTACTCTGCTGCCCAGACTACAGAAATCTACAGCCAATCTAAGGATTATG TGGTGACAAAGCCTGAAATCATCTACCCAAAAGAAGAAACACAAAAAGTAAAACTTG GTGAAAGTTACACTCTGAACTGCAAAGCTCTTATTGGGAAGAACGACAATAGAGAAACTGTTATTTACTGGGATACTGGCTTAAAAAATCTCAAACTGGACTACAACAGAAGTAT TGTGAAAGAGGGGGAGCGGGACTATATGCTGTCTACTCTATACATCCCAGAAGTCACAGAAGAACATTTATACACTAATTTCACCTGTGTCGTTATGCACCCAAGAGGTTCAGATTCTGGAAATGTCTTGCTTATTCCTG TGAGTCGGAATGAAAGTTATTACTGGATCGGTGTTGGTCTGGTGGTTCTGCTCATATTACTGTGTGCAGTTGCGTTTCTCTTTAGAGTCGATCTGGTTCTGGCTTATAGGGCTTTTTGCTCGTCTTCTGCCATAAACAGtg GGGTGCATTGCTGTCATTGCTGA
- the LOC127965580 gene encoding interleukin-1 receptor type 2-like isoform X4 codes for MGFTLSSLDCRVESGSSGPSRVESGSSGPSRVESGSSGPSRVESGSSGPSRVESGSSGPSRVESGSSGPSRVESGSSGPSRVESGSSGPSRVESGSSGPSRVESGSSGPSRVESGSSGPSRVESGSSGPSRVESGSSGPSRVESGSSGPSRVESGSSGPSRVESGSSGPSRVESGSSGPSRVESGSSGPSRVESGSETQYTELKTYTTSAGLAFKLECSETQNVSWSRVPDQRLEGISGINIQGGALWFLPADLSHSGSYSCLTRNGDETWTTIFNVSVENKTCPRFNRKDEITRTKEITCLLPHIFEIDPQAQVTWRNNCHPLNVTNSKVLPINRSKDMIGLYTCFVSFTFGGQHYSAAQTTEIYSQSKDYVVTKPEIIYPKEETQKVKLGESYTLNCKALIGKNDNRETVIYWDTGLKNLKLDYNRSIVKEGERDYMLSTLYIPEVTEEHLYTNFTCVVMHPRGSDSGNVLLIPVSRNESYYWIGVGLVVLLILLCAVAFLFRVDLVLAYRAFCSSSAINSGVHCCHC; via the exons agtcgagtcaggttccagtggaccctccagagtcgagtcag gttccagtggaccctccagagtcgagtcaggttccagtggaccctccagagtcgagtcaggttccagtggaccctccagagtcgagtcaggttccagtggaccctccagagtcgagtcaggttccagtggaccctccagagtcgagtcaggttccagtggaccctccagagtcgagtcaggttccagtggaccctccagagtcgagtcaggttccagtggaccctccagagtcgagtcaggttccagtggaccctccagagtcgagtcaggttccagtggaccctccagagtcgagtcaggttccagtggaccctccagagtcgagtcaggttccagtggaccctccagagtcgagtcaggttccagtggaccctccagagtcgagtcaggttccagtggaccctccagagtcgagtcaggttccagtggaccctccagagtcgagtcaggttccagtggaccctccagagtcgagtcaggttccagtggaccctccagagtcgagtcag GGAGTGAGACGCAATACACAGAGCTCAAGACTTATACCACCAGTGCTGGTCTCGCATTTAAGCTTGAGTGCAGTGAAACACAGAATGTGAGCTGGAGCCGTGTTCCTGATCAGAGGCTGGAAGGCATCAGTGGAATAAACATTCAGGGAGGCGCGCTATGGTTTCTACCTGCTGACCTCTCTCACAGCGGATCCTACTCCTGTCTCACCAG AAATGGCGATGAAACCTggacaacaatatttaatgtctCCGTTGAAAATAAAACATGCCCCAGGTTTAACAGAAAAGATGAAATAACGAGAACAAAGGAAATCACTTGTTTGCTTCCTCACATCTTTGAGATAGACCCTCAAGCTCAAGTGACCTGGAGAAAT aaCTGCCACCCACTCAATGTGACAAACAGTAAGGTTTTACCGATAAACAGATCCAAAGACATGATTGGACTCTATACATGCTTTGTGAGCTTTACTTTTGGAGGGCAGCATTACTCTGCTGCCCAGACTACAGAAATCTACAGCCAATCTAAGGATTATG TGGTGACAAAGCCTGAAATCATCTACCCAAAAGAAGAAACACAAAAAGTAAAACTTG GTGAAAGTTACACTCTGAACTGCAAAGCTCTTATTGGGAAGAACGACAATAGAGAAACTGTTATTTACTGGGATACTGGCTTAAAAAATCTCAAACTGGACTACAACAGAAGTAT TGTGAAAGAGGGGGAGCGGGACTATATGCTGTCTACTCTATACATCCCAGAAGTCACAGAAGAACATTTATACACTAATTTCACCTGTGTCGTTATGCACCCAAGAGGTTCAGATTCTGGAAATGTCTTGCTTATTCCTG TGAGTCGGAATGAAAGTTATTACTGGATCGGTGTTGGTCTGGTGGTTCTGCTCATATTACTGTGTGCAGTTGCGTTTCTCTTTAGAGTCGATCTGGTTCTGGCTTATAGGGCTTTTTGCTCGTCTTCTGCCATAAACAGtg GGGTGCATTGCTGTCATTGCTGA
- the LOC127965580 gene encoding mucin-1-like isoform X2 has protein sequence MGFTLSSLDCRVESGSSGPSRVESGSSGPSRVESGSSGPSRVESGSSGPSRVESGSSGPSRVESGSSGPSRVESGSSGPSRVESGSSGPSRVESGSSGPSRVESGSSGPSRVESGSSGPSRVESGSSGPSRVESGSSGPSRVESGSSGPSRVESGSSGPSRVESGSSGPSRVESGSSGPSRVESGSSGPSRVESGSSGPSRVESGSSGPSRVESGSETQYTELKTYTTSAGLAFKLECSETQNVSWSRVPDQRLEGISGINIQGGALWFLPADLSHSGSYSCLTRNGDETWTTIFNVSVENKTCPRFNRKDEITRTKEITCLLPHIFEIDPQAQVTWRNNCHPLNVTNSKVLPINRSKDMIGLYTCFVSFTFGGQHYSAAQTTEIYSQSKDYVVTKPEIIYPKEETQKVKLGESYTLNCKALIGKNDNRETVIYWDTGLKNLKLDYNRSIVKEGERDYMLSTLYIPEVTEEHLYTNFTCVVMHPRGSDSGNVLLIPVSRNESYYWIGVGLVVLLILLCAVAFLFRVDLVLAYRAFCSSSAINSGVHCCHC, from the exons agtcgagtcaggttccagtggaccctccagagtcgagtcaggttccagtggaccctccagagtcgagtcaggttccagtggaccctccagagtcgagtcag gttccagtggaccctccagagtcgagtcaggttccagtggaccctccagagtcgagtcaggttccagtggaccctccagagtcgagtcaggttccagtggaccctccagagtcgagtcaggttccagtggaccctccagagtcgagtcaggttccagtggaccctccagagtcgagtcaggttccagtggaccctccagagtcgagtcaggttccagtggaccctccagagtcgagtcaggttccagtggaccctccagagtcgagtcaggttccagtggaccctccagagtcgagtcaggttccagtggaccctccagagtcgagtcaggttccagtggaccctccagagtcgagtcaggttccagtggaccctccagagtcgagtcaggttccagtggaccctccagagtcgagtcaggttccagtggaccctccagagtcgagtcaggttccagtggaccctccagagtcgagtcaggttccagtggaccctccagagtcgagtcag GGAGTGAGACGCAATACACAGAGCTCAAGACTTATACCACCAGTGCTGGTCTCGCATTTAAGCTTGAGTGCAGTGAAACACAGAATGTGAGCTGGAGCCGTGTTCCTGATCAGAGGCTGGAAGGCATCAGTGGAATAAACATTCAGGGAGGCGCGCTATGGTTTCTACCTGCTGACCTCTCTCACAGCGGATCCTACTCCTGTCTCACCAG AAATGGCGATGAAACCTggacaacaatatttaatgtctCCGTTGAAAATAAAACATGCCCCAGGTTTAACAGAAAAGATGAAATAACGAGAACAAAGGAAATCACTTGTTTGCTTCCTCACATCTTTGAGATAGACCCTCAAGCTCAAGTGACCTGGAGAAAT aaCTGCCACCCACTCAATGTGACAAACAGTAAGGTTTTACCGATAAACAGATCCAAAGACATGATTGGACTCTATACATGCTTTGTGAGCTTTACTTTTGGAGGGCAGCATTACTCTGCTGCCCAGACTACAGAAATCTACAGCCAATCTAAGGATTATG TGGTGACAAAGCCTGAAATCATCTACCCAAAAGAAGAAACACAAAAAGTAAAACTTG GTGAAAGTTACACTCTGAACTGCAAAGCTCTTATTGGGAAGAACGACAATAGAGAAACTGTTATTTACTGGGATACTGGCTTAAAAAATCTCAAACTGGACTACAACAGAAGTAT TGTGAAAGAGGGGGAGCGGGACTATATGCTGTCTACTCTATACATCCCAGAAGTCACAGAAGAACATTTATACACTAATTTCACCTGTGTCGTTATGCACCCAAGAGGTTCAGATTCTGGAAATGTCTTGCTTATTCCTG TGAGTCGGAATGAAAGTTATTACTGGATCGGTGTTGGTCTGGTGGTTCTGCTCATATTACTGTGTGCAGTTGCGTTTCTCTTTAGAGTCGATCTGGTTCTGGCTTATAGGGCTTTTTGCTCGTCTTCTGCCATAAACAGtg GGGTGCATTGCTGTCATTGCTGA
- the LOC127965580 gene encoding interleukin-1 receptor accessory protein-like 1-B isoform X1: MGFTLSSLDCRVESGSSGPSRVESGSSGPSRVESGSSGPSRVESGSSGPSRVESGSSGPSRVESGSSGPSRVESGSSGPSRVESGSSGPSRVESGSSGPSRVESGSSGPSRVESGSSGPSRVESGSSGPSRVESGSSGPSRVESGSSGPSRVESGSSGPSRVESGSSGPSRVESGSSGPSRVESGSSGPSRVESGSSGPSRVESGSSGPSRVESGSSGPSRVESGSETQYTELKTYTTSAGLAFKLECSETQNVSWSRVPDQRLEGISGINIQGGALWFLPADLSHSGSYSCLTRNGDETWTTIFNVSVENKTCPRFNRKDEITRTKEITCLLPHIFEIDPQAQVTWRNNCHPLNVTNSKVLPINRSKDMIGLYTCFVSFTFGGQHYSAAQTTEIYSQSKDYVVTKPEIIYPKEETQKVKLGESYTLNCKALIGKNDNRETVIYWDTGLKNLKLDYNRSIVKEGERDYMLSTLYIPEVTEEHLYTNFTCVVMHPRGSDSGNVLLIPVSRNESYYWIGVGLVVLLILLCAVAFLFRVDLVLAYRAFCSSSAINSGVHCCHC, translated from the exons agtcgagtcaggttccagtggaccctccagagtcgagtcaggttccagtggaccctccagagtcgagtcaggttccagtggaccctccagagtcgagtcaggttccagtggaccctccagagtcgagtcag gttccagtggaccctccagagtcgagtcaggttccagtggaccctccagagtcgagtcaggttccagtggaccctccagagtcgagtcaggttccagtggaccctccagagtcgagtcaggttccagtggaccctccagagtcgagtcaggttccagtggaccctccagagtcgagtcaggttccagtggaccctccagagtcgagtcaggttccagtggaccctccagagtcgagtcaggttccagtggaccctccagagtcgagtcaggttccagtggaccctccagagtcgagtcaggttccagtggaccctccagagtcgagtcaggttccagtggaccctccagagtcgagtcaggttccagtggaccctccagagtcgagtcaggttccagtggaccctccagagtcgagtcaggttccagtggaccctccagagtcgagtcaggttccagtggaccctccagagtcgagtcaggttccagtggaccctccagagtcgagtcag GGAGTGAGACGCAATACACAGAGCTCAAGACTTATACCACCAGTGCTGGTCTCGCATTTAAGCTTGAGTGCAGTGAAACACAGAATGTGAGCTGGAGCCGTGTTCCTGATCAGAGGCTGGAAGGCATCAGTGGAATAAACATTCAGGGAGGCGCGCTATGGTTTCTACCTGCTGACCTCTCTCACAGCGGATCCTACTCCTGTCTCACCAG AAATGGCGATGAAACCTggacaacaatatttaatgtctCCGTTGAAAATAAAACATGCCCCAGGTTTAACAGAAAAGATGAAATAACGAGAACAAAGGAAATCACTTGTTTGCTTCCTCACATCTTTGAGATAGACCCTCAAGCTCAAGTGACCTGGAGAAAT aaCTGCCACCCACTCAATGTGACAAACAGTAAGGTTTTACCGATAAACAGATCCAAAGACATGATTGGACTCTATACATGCTTTGTGAGCTTTACTTTTGGAGGGCAGCATTACTCTGCTGCCCAGACTACAGAAATCTACAGCCAATCTAAGGATTATG TGGTGACAAAGCCTGAAATCATCTACCCAAAAGAAGAAACACAAAAAGTAAAACTTG GTGAAAGTTACACTCTGAACTGCAAAGCTCTTATTGGGAAGAACGACAATAGAGAAACTGTTATTTACTGGGATACTGGCTTAAAAAATCTCAAACTGGACTACAACAGAAGTAT TGTGAAAGAGGGGGAGCGGGACTATATGCTGTCTACTCTATACATCCCAGAAGTCACAGAAGAACATTTATACACTAATTTCACCTGTGTCGTTATGCACCCAAGAGGTTCAGATTCTGGAAATGTCTTGCTTATTCCTG TGAGTCGGAATGAAAGTTATTACTGGATCGGTGTTGGTCTGGTGGTTCTGCTCATATTACTGTGTGCAGTTGCGTTTCTCTTTAGAGTCGATCTGGTTCTGGCTTATAGGGCTTTTTGCTCGTCTTCTGCCATAAACAGtg GGGTGCATTGCTGTCATTGCTGA
- the LOC127965580 gene encoding interleukin-1 receptor type 2-like isoform X9, with protein MGFTLSSLDCRVESGSSGPSRVESGSSGPSRVESGSSGPSRVESGSSGPSRVESGSSGPSRVESGSSGPSRVESGSSGPSRVESGSSGPSRVESGSSGPSRVESGSSGPSRVESGSSGPSRVESGSSGPSRVESGSSGPSRVESGSETQYTELKTYTTSAGLAFKLECSETQNVSWSRVPDQRLEGISGINIQGGALWFLPADLSHSGSYSCLTRNGDETWTTIFNVSVENKTCPRFNRKDEITRTKEITCLLPHIFEIDPQAQVTWRNNCHPLNVTNSKVLPINRSKDMIGLYTCFVSFTFGGQHYSAAQTTEIYSQSKDYVVTKPEIIYPKEETQKVKLGESYTLNCKALIGKNDNRETVIYWDTGLKNLKLDYNRSIVKEGERDYMLSTLYIPEVTEEHLYTNFTCVVMHPRGSDSGNVLLIPVSRNESYYWIGVGLVVLLILLCAVAFLFRVDLVLAYRAFCSSSAINSGVHCCHC; from the exons agtcgagtcaggttccagtggaccctccagagtcgagtcaggttccagtggaccctccagagtcgagtcaggttccagtggaccctccagagtcgagtcaggttccagtggaccctccagagtcgagtcaggttccagtggaccctccagagtcgagtcaggttccagtggaccctccagagtcgagtcaggttccagtggaccctccagagtcgagtcaggttccagtggaccctccagagtcgagtcaggttccagtggaccctccagagtcgagtcaggttccagtggaccctccagagtcgagtcaggttccagtggaccctccagagtcgagtcaggttccagtggaccctccagagtcgagtcaggttccagtggaccctccagagtcgagtcag GGAGTGAGACGCAATACACAGAGCTCAAGACTTATACCACCAGTGCTGGTCTCGCATTTAAGCTTGAGTGCAGTGAAACACAGAATGTGAGCTGGAGCCGTGTTCCTGATCAGAGGCTGGAAGGCATCAGTGGAATAAACATTCAGGGAGGCGCGCTATGGTTTCTACCTGCTGACCTCTCTCACAGCGGATCCTACTCCTGTCTCACCAG AAATGGCGATGAAACCTggacaacaatatttaatgtctCCGTTGAAAATAAAACATGCCCCAGGTTTAACAGAAAAGATGAAATAACGAGAACAAAGGAAATCACTTGTTTGCTTCCTCACATCTTTGAGATAGACCCTCAAGCTCAAGTGACCTGGAGAAAT aaCTGCCACCCACTCAATGTGACAAACAGTAAGGTTTTACCGATAAACAGATCCAAAGACATGATTGGACTCTATACATGCTTTGTGAGCTTTACTTTTGGAGGGCAGCATTACTCTGCTGCCCAGACTACAGAAATCTACAGCCAATCTAAGGATTATG TGGTGACAAAGCCTGAAATCATCTACCCAAAAGAAGAAACACAAAAAGTAAAACTTG GTGAAAGTTACACTCTGAACTGCAAAGCTCTTATTGGGAAGAACGACAATAGAGAAACTGTTATTTACTGGGATACTGGCTTAAAAAATCTCAAACTGGACTACAACAGAAGTAT TGTGAAAGAGGGGGAGCGGGACTATATGCTGTCTACTCTATACATCCCAGAAGTCACAGAAGAACATTTATACACTAATTTCACCTGTGTCGTTATGCACCCAAGAGGTTCAGATTCTGGAAATGTCTTGCTTATTCCTG TGAGTCGGAATGAAAGTTATTACTGGATCGGTGTTGGTCTGGTGGTTCTGCTCATATTACTGTGTGCAGTTGCGTTTCTCTTTAGAGTCGATCTGGTTCTGGCTTATAGGGCTTTTTGCTCGTCTTCTGCCATAAACAGtg GGGTGCATTGCTGTCATTGCTGA